One Mauremys mutica isolate MM-2020 ecotype Southern chromosome 19, ASM2049712v1, whole genome shotgun sequence genomic window carries:
- the LOC123353139 gene encoding fibrinogen-like protein 1-like protein isoform X2 has translation MAARCPRLLLLTGLLALSAPVLPLEIHNLNILQGPTHAIRNIHPKDLKADHGTGSLRHSRASDMRVAQAWPKDCSEITWNRVSGVFVIQPTGLHQFEVYCELNSTSEGWTVLQRNRRDTQITWAESWSTYKYGFGNVHNDYWLGTEYIYRITKQRVYQVRFVIHDSSGTMKYADYNLFGLEDESNGYRLRLGSYTGTAGDAMAPNNPSIVHDNMKFSTKDLDQDTSSGNCASSSGGGWWYSACYSVRLNVKGSITWGSFCSGNCQASAILIKPASYC, from the exons ATGG CTGCCCGGTGCCCTCGTCTCCTGCTCCTCACCGGCCTGCTGGCCCTGTCAGCCCCAGTTCTCCCCCTGGAAATACACAACCTGAACATCTTACAGGGACCCACCCATGCCATCAGGAACATCCACCCGAAGGACCTGAAGGCAG aTCACGGGACAGGGAGCCTCCGGCACAGCAGAGCCAGCGACATGCGGGTAGCCCAGG CCTGGCCCAAGGACTGCAGCGAGATAACCTGGAACAGAGTCAGTGGCGTCTTCGtcatccagcccacaggactCCATCAATTTGAGGTCTACTGTGAGCTGAACAGCACCAGCGAGGGCTGGACAGTCCTCCAGCGGAACCGGCGTGACACGCAGATCACCTGGGCCGAGTCCTGGAGCACCTACAAGTACGGCTTTGGCAACGTGCACAATGACTACTGGCTGGGGACGGAGTACATCTATCGGATCACCAAGCAGAGGGTCTACCAGGTCAGGTTTGTCATCCACGATTCATCCGGCACCATGAAATACGCAGACTACAACCTCTTCGGTCTGGAAGACGAGTCCAATGGCTACAGGCTGAGGCTGGGCTCTTACACGGGGACTGCAGGGGATGCCATGGCCCCAAACAATCCTAGCATCGTGCATGACAACATGAAGTTCTCCACTAAAGACCTGGATCAGGACACTTCCAGTGGGAACTGTGCGTCTAGCTCTGGTGGGGGCTGGTGGTACTCGGCTTGTTATTCTGTTCGACTGAACGTCAAAGGGAGCATCACTTGGGGTAGTTTCTGTAGTGGGAACTGCCAAGCCTCTGCCATCCTCATCAAACCAGCGTCTTACTGTTag
- the LOC123353140 gene encoding fibrinogen-like protein 1-like protein, whose protein sequence is MGFQSGSLLLLSALSMMVLVCVAPVQGNGALAHKKVERGFPKDCSYIPRDSPSGVHVIQPAGSPPRVVWCDMDTEGKGWTVVQRNSYNTEITWKESWSTYKYGFGNVQQDYWLGNEYLSLLTRQNTYKVRFVVEDKSNNTRYAEYDIFSVEDEPSGYPLRLGRYSGDSEDYLTTYHSGLGGIHDNMKFSTTDKDQDQTSGNCASSYGGWWYDKCQNILLNGKGYIYWAGFCKSGECKSSLILVKPTDVCWVRQEEPILLGSRRR, encoded by the exons ATGG GGTTCCAGTCCGGCTCTCTCCTGCTTCTGTCTGCGCTGTCCATGATGGTGCTCGTTTGCGTAGCCCCCGTGCAGGGCAACGGGGCCCTGGCCCACAAGAAGGTCGAGAGGG GGTTCCCCAAAGACTGCAGCTACATTCCCAGGGACAGCCCCAGCGGGGTCCATGTCATCCAGCCAGCAGGCTCTCCCCCTCGGGTGGTGTGGTGTGACATGGACACCGAAGGCAAAGGCTGGACCGTTGTCCAGAGAAATTCTTACAACACAGAGATCACCTGGAAGGAGTCCTGGAGCACCTACAAGTACGGCTTTGGGAACGTGCAGCAGGATTACTGGCTGGGCAACGAGTACCTGTCCCTGCTCACGCGGCAGAACACCTACAAGGTCCGCTTTGTCGTGGAGGACAAATCCAACAACACTCGCTATGCGGAGTACGACATCTTCAGTGTCGAGGATGAGCCCAGCGGGTACCCGCTGAGGCTGGGCAGGTACTCTGGGGACAGCGAGGACTATCTCACCACCTACCACTCCGGCCTCGGGGGCATACACGACAATATGAAGTTCAGCACAACTGACAAGGATCAGGACCAGACCAGTGGGAATTGCGCCAGTAGCTATGGGGGCTGGTGGTACGACAAGTGTCAGAACATCCTGCTGAATGGGAAAGGCTACATCTACTGGGCAGGGTTCTGTAAGAGTGGGGAGTGCAAGTCTTCCCTCATCCTGGTTAAGCCAACAGACGTGTGCTGGGTCCGGCAGGAGGAGCCCATCCTCCTTGGGAGCCGGCGCCGCTGA
- the LOC123353139 gene encoding fibrinogen-like protein 1-like protein isoform X1 produces the protein MASRRLFPFAAARCPRLLLLTGLLALSAPVLPLEIHNLNILQGPTHAIRNIHPKDLKADHGTGSLRHSRASDMRVAQAWPKDCSEITWNRVSGVFVIQPTGLHQFEVYCELNSTSEGWTVLQRNRRDTQITWAESWSTYKYGFGNVHNDYWLGTEYIYRITKQRVYQVRFVIHDSSGTMKYADYNLFGLEDESNGYRLRLGSYTGTAGDAMAPNNPSIVHDNMKFSTKDLDQDTSSGNCASSSGGGWWYSACYSVRLNVKGSITWGSFCSGNCQASAILIKPASYC, from the exons ATGG CTTCTCGCCGGCTCTTCCCTTTTGCAGCTGCCCGGTGCCCTCGTCTCCTGCTCCTCACCGGCCTGCTGGCCCTGTCAGCCCCAGTTCTCCCCCTGGAAATACACAACCTGAACATCTTACAGGGACCCACCCATGCCATCAGGAACATCCACCCGAAGGACCTGAAGGCAG aTCACGGGACAGGGAGCCTCCGGCACAGCAGAGCCAGCGACATGCGGGTAGCCCAGG CCTGGCCCAAGGACTGCAGCGAGATAACCTGGAACAGAGTCAGTGGCGTCTTCGtcatccagcccacaggactCCATCAATTTGAGGTCTACTGTGAGCTGAACAGCACCAGCGAGGGCTGGACAGTCCTCCAGCGGAACCGGCGTGACACGCAGATCACCTGGGCCGAGTCCTGGAGCACCTACAAGTACGGCTTTGGCAACGTGCACAATGACTACTGGCTGGGGACGGAGTACATCTATCGGATCACCAAGCAGAGGGTCTACCAGGTCAGGTTTGTCATCCACGATTCATCCGGCACCATGAAATACGCAGACTACAACCTCTTCGGTCTGGAAGACGAGTCCAATGGCTACAGGCTGAGGCTGGGCTCTTACACGGGGACTGCAGGGGATGCCATGGCCCCAAACAATCCTAGCATCGTGCATGACAACATGAAGTTCTCCACTAAAGACCTGGATCAGGACACTTCCAGTGGGAACTGTGCGTCTAGCTCTGGTGGGGGCTGGTGGTACTCGGCTTGTTATTCTGTTCGACTGAACGTCAAAGGGAGCATCACTTGGGGTAGTTTCTGTAGTGGGAACTGCCAAGCCTCTGCCATCCTCATCAAACCAGCGTCTTACTGTTag